A window of Phragmites australis chromosome 15, lpPhrAust1.1, whole genome shotgun sequence genomic DNA:
CTGATGGatgttgcagttgtgtttcaggaaatgcAGGCGAAGGCTATGGCCGACCTTCGTTCGAAGGCCGAAGGTTGATCTGTGACTTCCCCCGCCCGTGTAGGCGAAGGCTATGGCGCACTTTCGGTCGAAGGCCAAAGGTTGATCAGCGACTTCGCCCACCCATGCAGGCGAAAGCTCTGGCGtgccttcggtcggaggccgaaggtcgacccatGGTGCCGGAGAGCAGGAGCGAAGGTCATGGCGAACCTTCGGTTAGAGGCCGGAGAGAGAACTGCGGCGCAGTCATCAGACTAGCCGAAGGCGCCCGATGGACGTCGAAGCCCACATAGCCGCTCAGGGTACAAttgtaattatgcaaatgtacttgattgtaccataatacccccgaatatatcgagaatgtggcagttgaggAGTGAAATTGTAAAtcctagcgtggagtggttAAATACGGactataaatagggtcatactAGATCTGAGACGACAGATGAATTAAGAATATTCACCTCTAAACATGTGTCACACCCAGGAGACTTCGACTTTCCTTTGAGCCGAAGGCTTTCCTTGTTGGGGAGCTCGATTCCAACAAGTTACTACAGTAAATACATTACCTTCTATACTGCAAGGATCCGGGTCCTACCGCGCCACCCTACCTACTTAACTTGCGCTCCACACGCCGACCCGCGCGCGCCTCACTTGATGACCCCTTCCCTTCGCCACCACGTTGCTAACAAACAAGCTGCGCCACCGCACGAGTGCACCTCGGCTGTAGGAGCTATCTAGCTACCTTGCAATGGCGCCGCGGCTGCTGGCGTGCTTCGGCCGCAGGGGCGGCGCGACGGCCTCGGCGCCCGATGAAGCAGAGGACCAGCAGCAGGTCGCCCCGGGCCCGGTGTTGGTGGAGCTGTTCTCGTCGCAGGGCTGCGCGGCGTCGCCCGAGGCGGACGCGGTGGCTGCGCGGCTGGCGCAGGACTCCGGCGAGGGCTCGGTGGTGGTGCTGGGGTTCCACGTCGACTACTGGGACTACCGCGGGTGGAAGGACCCCTTCGCGTCCAGCGCCTGGACCGTGCGCCAGAAAGCCTACGTGGAGGCGCTCAGCCTCGACACGCTCTTCACGCCGCAGATCGTCGTGCAGGGCCGCGCTCACTGCGTCGGCACCGAGCAGGACGCGCTCGCGCAGGCCGTCCGCGACGCGCCGCGGTACCCCGCCCCCGCCATGAAGGTGCGCACACCACGTCTTGGATTCGATCTTGTTTCCAGCTTGCCATGCGCACAATTATAGATCAATCGATCGATCGATGTAAAATATTCAGCGAAGTGCTTCGGAAACTTATCAAAGATCGATTCAGATCTACCACTAGGCAGGTAGTACGTGACATCGTGTTCAGCAGAGTAGAAATTCGCCGCACCGTTCAGAAGCTAAACAAAATTAACCAATCAACTAACTCGCTGCGGGTCACAACTTAGAGGGTCTCCAATAGTATATATTAGCTAGCTATAAGATTGtccatatcatatttttgtttgtttagtGGAGAAGAGaggtgaaaaaaaagaaaaactagcttTTAATATGTAGATACACTACAATGCATAAGATATTAAATATAAGACAAAAAGATATATGTGATTGGTTGAGAGAGAATATGGGTGGTTGGATTAATTAAAACTTTAATTGTGTTACAGACTAACCATTATAAAGATAAGTTTATGCACTGTCTATATATGAcgtgaaaaaaataatagatagCAATTAACTATCTAGCTAGAAACCCTATTAACTCATTTCGATTCTGTAGATGGGGTGTCAGTGTCACGGCCGGAGTAACGTGCCCGTGAAACAATCGTGCATGCAAAGTTACCACGTCACCAGCTCATGATTGATCGATGTCTGATCTGATCCGCAGGTGACGTTCCAGCGGCCGAACCCGACGACGCTGCAGGCGTCCTTCACGGGGGCGCTGCGCAGCCGCGTGGAGGGAGCCGGCGGCGCGAGCGTGCTGGTGGCGCTGTACGAGAACGGGCTGGTGACCGACTGCGGACGCGGCGAGAACAAGGGCAAGCCACTGCTGAACGACCACGTGGTGCGGCGGCTGGAGAAGGTGGCGGCCGTGCGGGAGGGCGCCTCGGCGAGGAAGGCCGTCTCAGGGACCGTGCAGTTCCCGCTCTGGGACGGGTTCCGCGCCACCAAGTGCGGCCTCGTGCTCTTCGTCCAGAACGCCGCGCTGCAGGTGCTCGGCGTCCAGCACTTTGACCTGCCCGACAACGTGTGAGCGTCACTGGGCGCTGCGCGTTGCGCTCCCGGAGGTGTGGTGGTGCGTGTGATATTCTTTGTACGTAGCGTTTGATTGCCGTGTGTACTGCAGTAGGAGATTGCTGGAGGGGTTAGGGTACACGGAAAACTGAACATCTCCTTCACTTTTCTGCACAATGGTATGGGTACTCTGTTTTTTTGTACGATGGTGCGTATGATACTCTGCTTTTACGCTGAGCCTGGTTTAATCGTACCAAGTGTGTGTCTACGTGCGCCATGCCTTGGCGTGGGCCGTGGCTGGCAAGAGATGCGCCGGTGATTTCGCTCGTTAGCTTTGGATCGGTTTTGCGTTTCAGAAGCCCAATGGATATGCGGGGATTAGGGAGTATGGTGTTCTGAATGGACGTGGGCTACTTGTGCTTTTTAAGTGAGAGTACTCTCGATCGTTCAGTGCATGAGATTGGAAGGTTCCTTCCTGATTCAAGACTCGCTAACTCCCACAGATTAGAATGTTTCCCAGCTAGGAAGGCTCCAATCGATGCAACATCAGTTTCGAGGCATATATCAAGCTAACTTCTCTGGTTCACTCTTCTTTACCCAACAATCTGCACCACGGGACGGTCTGTATGGAGTTTGTTGTTGTAAACAAATATGACGAGACATGTCACGAAGTCACATAAACATTAACACGAGACGTTTGGCTGTTTTACGGGCCCCACGTCCAGAGTCAAAAGTAATATATGAGATTTACACTGATTCAAAATCGAGAGTCACCCTACATCCGGTCAGTGAGCCCCCGGGTCTCCTTGATGGGAGAGCTCTCTGGGGTTCGTGCTTATGAATGTGTTGTATTATAATTGAATATGAGTTAAGTTGCCTTCATGAACGGATTACATGGAGATATATAGCATGTGGACATGGCTATGTACAAAAGATGATATTGTCCTTTCGGTCTAGTACAACAAATACAATGTCATAGTCATCTGCTTATTTCACTTTGTCGCCTGTTGCATGGGCCCATGTCATGCGTGTCCTGATGTTTTTCGGCTAACTTCCTTCTAGGGTCTTCTAACACCCTAGAGGTTTGAATCATCCAGGTTTTCAAATGCTACAGAGGTTTGTATCTTCTGGATCTCTAGGGGTTCTCCCTAAAGTTGTTATCGTAGCTGGGAGTCAGCTCGATATGCTGGCGCCCGTGCAGGAACGCTCGAAATCGCGCTTTGAAGAAAAACAGCAAATTGTTGGGTGTGCTACAGTATTCTGACTAGAGTTCAGAACTAGGGTGTTTTTGTGCTGGCTGATTCAATCTTCAGCATCGTTTTCTCTATTGAACGTGCCATCCCACGCCCAGGTCTTGCGGCCACTTCTAACAGATGCTGATCAACTAACTGGCGAAACTGAAAACAGCGTCTAACTCTATCTTAACTACTGAACCCAGTTTTCTTAGCAAACTGGGCAACTAATACATTTATTccagaaaagaaaatgacatgaTTATTCATTCCAACAAATTAGCCCCTAATCATGGCATCCATTTTTCATCTCCACCACGCCAAGCCTGCTCTGCAGCTCAGCAAATTTCAGACGCCCGAGTGCCTTTGTCAGGATGTCAGCAACTTGATTTTCAATCGAACATGACTCTACTCGATCCTATCAGTGTCCATACGCTCTCGAATATAGTGAAACCAAGTGTCAATATGTTTGATCATGGTGCACTGGATTCTTATCCAAAGCAATTGAAGACTTGTTGTCCATCAGCCAACTTcactttcttctcctcttctcccaACAAACTTGCAGTCAGATTGCTAAGCCAAATGGCCTGACAAGCTGCAGATGCTGCTGCAACATATTCAGCCTCACAAGATGATAGAGTGATAATTCTCTGCTTTTGTTAGCTCCATGCCACCAGATTTCCACCAATGTAAAACACCATGCCTAAGGTGCTCCTTCTATCATCGGTGTCGCCTGCAAAATCACTGTTAGAGTATCCCATTACCCTAAATTCAGACATCTCTTGCCTCTAGTACATGTCATCCATAGCTGGCTGTCCTAGCCACATACCTCAATATATGCTTTACTGAAGCCATATGATATTTGGTAGGAGTCTCCATGTACCTGCTCACTACACCCACAACAAAGGCTATGTCAGGTCGCATGTTCACCAAATATTGCAGGCTCCCGACAATACTCCGATACTTTATAGGATCCACACTCTCACTACCATCCTCGACAGCTTCAACCTGCTCTCCATATGTGTAGCACAAGGATTACAAACTATCAAGCCTCCATTTCAACTATCTTCAGTGCATACCTCTTTTGGCACAAAGAAATACCTTCAACTCCCTGGCAAATCTCAATTCCAAGGTAGTATGACAGCAGTCCAAGGTCACTCATACTGAACATACTCTTCATTTGTTGCTTGAACTCAGTGATTGTAGCACTGGTAGAGCCTGTGATGACCAAGTTGTCCGCATATACTCCCACAAGCAAGATTTCCCCATTCTTCTCCCTCCAACAAACATCATTCTTCTCGGCAAGAGATGTCTCTCAAACCTGAGAGACTACAATGTATCGTCAAGCTTCACATTCCATGCCTGAGGAGCTTGGTGAAGACTATACAAGGCTTTCTTTAGCTTCAACATCGGAGACTCTTGATCATTGTTGATGAAGTCGGGTGGCTGCTGGACATATACTTCCTCAATCAGGTTCCCGTTCAGAAAAGCGGATTTGACATCAATATGGTGAACGCTCCAGGTCATATGAGCAGCTAGAGCCAACAATGTCCGGACAGTCTCCATCCTCGCCACAGGTGCAAATACCTCATAAAAATCAATACCTTATCTTTGTGCATAGCCTTTCGCCACTAGCCGGGCCTTATGCTTGACGACATTCCCTTGAGCATCTCTCTTCACCTTGAAAACCCATTTCAAGCCAATGGTGTGGTGCCTAGCCGAAAGAATAGCTGGTTCCCATGTCTCATTGCTAACAATGGCTTTCATCTCTTCTTCCATCGCGTGCCTCTAGCTTGGCTCTTTGAGTGCCTAATCGACACCGGCAGGTTCATCGGCCGTGAGCAAGCACATATTGATTACTCAACTCTAGATCATATGGCTTCATCGTGGCAAGGACATCTTGAATTGTGCGATGTTGCACGGGCACGCCTTCAGTGTCGTGTGACACATCCGTCGGAGGAGTGACCCAAGTCACATCCTCAGACGGTAGGCGCCAATTATCTCGGTGTTCGTCGCCAACGCCATCTATGGTGCTGCACCTTTATTAGCACGCCATGATTCATCATGTTCCTGATCTCCTGCGCCGCCTTCAGCTGGAGCAACACCTCCAGTGTACACTAGAACGCCGAAGTTCCCTTGTTGGCAGTGTATTCGACGGTGAAGCTTCATGGGTTGTCATAGCCTTGCTGTGATGCCAGTGCACCCCACTCCCACACCTTGTCCTCCTGGAACATGACATCTCGTGTGACATAAAGCTTGTGTGTTAAGGGATCATAGACTCGATACGCCTTTGCACCATCTTCGTAGCCGATGAACACGCCCAGAGTCAATCGATTAGAGAGCTAGGTGATGTCTAGCCCTAATTTCTTCACGAATGCGATGCAGCTGAACATCTTGAAATAAGACCCATTCAGTTGTCGCCCGTGCCAAGCTTCATAGGGAGTCTTGTTCTTCAGGCTCTTAGTCGGTGATTTGTTTAGGATGTGTACCACTGTCTTGATCGCCTCGGCCTAAAACCTCGTCGGCACCATCATGGTTTTGAGCAGCCTGCATGCCATTTCGACATCGGTCTAATTACAACGCTTGACCACCCCGTTTTGTCGAGAAGAGTACGGTGTCATGGTACACTGTTTGGCGCCATGTTCATCGCATCAATCCACGACCTCGGCTGAGTTGAATTCACCTCCATGATCGGTGCGGAATACCTTTAACCTCAGTCCAGACTCATTCTCCACGAGGGCCTTGATCTTGCAAAAGAACTTGAAAGCTTGGTCCTTCGTGCAAAGCAGCTCCACCCACATAACCTGCTATGGTCATCGACGATCAGAAGGAAATATTTGTTACCGGTCAACATCGCAAGGGTGATTGTCCTACGGAGATCCCTGTGTGTCAGCTCTAGTGCATGCTCCGCACTATACGTTGATGCCCAGGGAAATGGCACTTGATGCTGCTTGGCGATCACACACCTTTTACATGATTGTTCCACACACTCAATGTCCAGCATGCCCTCGACCAGCCCCTTTGCAGTGAGATGGAGCATGCGGAAATGAAGGTGGCTGAAACGTGTATGCCATCTCCACGCCGTGTCGTCGGCCTTTGTGAGAAGACACACATGCTCGGTGATGTTCAGTCCAACCGTGTACAACCGGTTTCGTGCGCGAGTCACCTTAGCCAGCAGAAGCTGCGCGTTGTCGATGCTGATCCGCCGACCTCTCTCACCACACGATGTACCACCAGCTTGTGTCCCGCAGTGCTACATGCGATGATGCTGCCTAATCGAGTCCTGGGACGAGGTGGTGACAACGAGCGTTGATGCGGAGTCTCAAACGAACTTGACATGGCTTATCACGACACCAAATGTGGTATctggctctgatgccaattgTTATAGCAGCTAAGAATCAACTCGATCTGCTGGCGCCATGCAAGAACGCTCACAATCGCGCTCTAAAGAAAAAACAGCAAATTACTAGGTGTGCTACAAAATTCCGACAGGAGTTCAGAACTCGGGTGTTTATGTGTTGGCTGATTCAATCTTTAGCATCGTTTTCTCTACTTATTAAATAGGCAAAATGGAACATGAATTACATGACTAGCTGCACGACAATCTAGCTGCACACCCGAACATGCTATCCCACGCCTAGGGCCCTGTTTGTTTCCCCCCTGAATTCTGAATTGTGAATTATAGAAGTTCACCTTGAGTGTATTATGAATTGTGTCATAATCCAAACATATATTTGTATAATACACTTATAGAATCTGACTGTTTGTTTACAGAATTCACAATCCAGAATCCACGATATAAGAACAAACAAACAGAGCCTAGGTCTTGCGGTCGCTTCTAACAGATGCTGACCAACTAACTAACGAAACTGAAAACAACATCTAACTCTATCCTAACTACTGATTACT
This region includes:
- the LOC133892805 gene encoding uncharacterized protein LOC133892805, coding for MAPRLLACFGRRGGATASAPDEAEDQQQVAPGPVLVELFSSQGCAASPEADAVAARLAQDSGEGSVVVLGFHVDYWDYRGWKDPFASSAWTVRQKAYVEALSLDTLFTPQIVVQGRAHCVGTEQDALAQAVRDAPRYPAPAMKVTFQRPNPTTLQASFTGALRSRVEGAGGASVLVALYENGLVTDCGRGENKGKPLLNDHVVRRLEKVAAVREGASARKAVSGTVQFPLWDGFRATKCGLVLFVQNAALQVLGVQHFDLPDNV